The following is a genomic window from Planctomycetia bacterium.
CGACTTGGGATACGGCTTCTCGGTCTGGTCGTCGGGTCGGCTGGCGGCACACATGGTCAAGACCACGGGCGTGCCCTACAGCGACGATCAGCTCCGTCGGATTCTCAAGCAACAGGGCTTCTCCTTTCGTCGTCCCAAGCACCCCTGAAGGGCAAGCGCAACGAGGTGGCCTACGAAAAGGCCCGCCGGCAGTTGAATCGTCTCTAAAAACGCCGTAAGGACGATGCCACGGAGGCCGTGATCTATCAAGACGAGGTCGAAATTCATCGCCATCCAACCCTCACTCGGATGTGGGCCCCGATCGGCCAGCAGCCCGAGGTGCCCGCGCCCGGCAAGAATGAAAAGAAAGTTGTCTACGGTGGGGTGGACTATGCCACCGGCCGGATCGTTCACACCATCGCCGACACCAAGAGCGGCACGAACTTCCTGATATTTCTGACGGCGCTGGTCAGGGTCTATGCCGGCCGAAAGATTCGGCTGATCTGCGACAACGGAAGATTTCACCATACCCAGGCCGTCTACGAATGGCTGGCGGCCCACGCCGACCAGATCACCATCTACTGGCTGCCGCCGTACTGCCCGAGCCTCAATCTCATCGAACGGTTGTGGGGACATCTGAAACGGACGGTCATCGCCAATATCCTGTTTGCAACCGTCGATGATCTCGTAGATGCGTTCCGCCTCGGCATCGCCCGTGTCAATGGCCACCGCGACAAAATGGGATTCATGTACGATCATGACGAAGTTTACAAAAAGGCAGCGTAAAGGATTCTGCGTTTCTACTTAGATCGTCCTCAAACTGCTCGCATGTATCACAACGCTCGACGACGATCCAAGGCTTCTTTGGCGCGTCGATCCGACAGGACGGCCGCGCCGGGGCCCGAACACCGCGTCCATCACATCCTTCACAGCTTAACCTGGCCATGACTACTCCCCGTCTGACGGCAGGCGTCCTCTAGTCAGAGTCCAGTTATCGCCGGTCAGTTCAATTCGTCCGCGTTTTTTCAGCTGTTGCTGGGCGGTTCGCACCGCGTGCTTCCATTTTTTGCCGAATCGCTTGCCATCGATCACACGGTCGACAGAGTTGTCGCACAGATCGGGGTGCATGGCCTCAACGCGTGGATGGAGTTCCGTTGTTGGCATGGGGCCATGCTTAGCGAGTAGGTATTGGATTGTCGCGGCGAACACGGTGTGTATGGGGCCCCCAGCAAGCCGTAGCCGGGTGAGATCGTCCGCTGTAGTAGTCAAGGCGCGACGTAGCCGGGTATCCTCGCGCCGTATGGTGCTCTCGCTCTTCTTGTAGAGTTGTCGAAGTTGCGTAGCTTTCTCACAAAATCCGATCAGGGCTTCGATGGGCACGAGCGCGCCAAGCTCAGCGTATTCGGTAATGTCGCGGTTGATTGCGGCTGCCGTCGGCTCATCGAGCACCTTGAGTCCGTACTCATAGTTGAAATCCAGCCCGCCCTTCGTCAGATTCC
Proteins encoded in this region:
- a CDS encoding IS630 family transposase, with the protein product MIYQDEVEIHRHPTLTRMWAPIGQQPEVPAPGKNEKKVVYGGVDYATGRIVHTIADTKSGTNFLIFLTALVRVYAGRKIRLICDNGRFHHTQAVYEWLAAHADQITIYWLPPYCPSLNLIERLWGHLKRTVIANILFATVDDLVDAFRLGIARVNGHRDKMGFMYDHDEVYKKAA